The Christensenella timonensis DNA segment ATATGCAAGGCGTCCTCGATATCCTGTTTCAATCCGACCATATCCAGTAAATCATATTGCTTCCCAAAAGAAACGACTAAATCAAGGTCGCTGTTTTTTGTTTCTTCATTACGGGCAACCGAACCAAATACTGCCGCTTTTTTAATTCCATATTGGTGAAAGAATGGGATAATAGTTTTAATATCGATATTCGTCATTTTATCACCTTCCTGTGTTTATTATACCCTGAAACACTTGCGCTTATCAACCTGTTTGCTGTCATAGCTGTCTTAGCTTTTCATCATACAACCGCTTGATCTCGTCAAAATATTGTTCGATGCGCCTGATGCTGTGGGCAGGTATTTTCTTATCCGAGTTTGCAATGTGGGCGATCTGGTTCACATTCGAGCCAATTTTATTGAGTTCCGCATAGATACTGCCGATCACCTTCCTGTCGATCACCACAACACGTTCATCCGTCAAACAACATTTGCGGATATATGCCGCCATAGATAATCCCGTCCTTCGCGCGGCTCTTTTAAGCTGTAGGTATTCATTTGTAGTTAATCGTGTTTCTGCTTTTATCCTGCGCTTTAGCACTTTCTCACCACCTTGATTTAACGTAATTAAGCGGCGCAGCCGCTTGGGGTTTTAGGGGCGCAGCCCCTAACAAGCTGCAAAATGCCTGCATTTTGCGATGCTTGCGAGGGATGCGAGGGTAGGGCTTCGCGGGAATTCCATCTTGAAAAAGGTAACTTTCCCGCATCCGGCCTGCTACAGCATCAGCTCCCACCGCTGCTTATTGCATACTGGAGCCGTCGTTTGCCGCGGGCGGCTTGGACAATCCCATGAATGGAAGCATCACACCTGCCAATAGTCCGTTTGCCGTGCAAATGCTCACTTTTTGTCAGCTCCATATTTCAGCCGATAATCCTTTAGAAGCTGCTCCATGTAAGCAAGCGGCTTTTGTACGTCCCTTCGCGCCGTTTCCTCGATTGCTTCAAACACCTCATCGTAGCCGTAGCTTTCAATGAACCCATTCAGCCGGATGCGCTGCGCAAGATTCGGTTTATAAAAGAGATCCGCGAAGTGCTCATATACGTGCTTTGGTAAATAGTATTCGGAAATCTCCCGTGCGCGCGCTTCTTCATCTTCTTCAATATTCTCTTTCTCTTGATCTATCTCTAACTCTATCTCTGTGTCACTCACCGTTACATCTGCGTCACCTTGCGTCACAAGCGCGTCACTTTGTGACAAAAGCCTTTTTTGTGCCTGTATCTCACGGTGTTTTCTCATTCGTGCCGCCGACGCGCTTTCCGATCCGATCATGTGCTGCAATGCAGCCATGTAAAAGGTATCGTTGTCCCATTGCTCTACAAGCCCCATTTTGAGGAACGCCGTAATCGAAAGCGCAACTACCGCTTCCGGTTCGTCAAGGTATAAGGCGAGTTCTTCCGTTGCCGTCGGCAGGATTTTTTCATACTTTATCATCCCCTCATCCCGCAGGCTTTTCAGCAGCATTTTCAGGTAGACTATGACAATGCTGTCCCCCTGCGGGAGTTTCCGTAAATACCGGACGCTCTTTTCATCAAAAAAATCTTCTTTCAGCTTTAGCCAGAAAAAGCGTTTGGCTTCCGTTTTTGGATTCCCCATTTCCACCTCATTTTTCCGCAACAAAAAAGCGCCCATCTCTGAACGCTTCCTGTTGCTATCCACTTTAGTTTATCCGTATCACAACTCTAAATCCTCATGATCCCGATGGCTGCCGCCACCCGATTCTCCGCTATTTTTCTGCAATTTCCCTTTGACGGAAGATTTCACCGCCGCATGGTCGCGCTTCTTTTTCAAGCTGAGTTCCTTGACTTTCGCGGCTGATTCCTGCAATGCGTCGCAAATCAGGTAAATCATCAGGCTTTTATCGCCTTTCGTATCAAACTCTCGAAATGCCTGCCTGTATTTTGACGTATGGCTGATCGCTGCCGGAAGGATCTCATTGTTCATCAGCATTTGATTCAGGACGATACGCCCTGTCCTTCCGTTTCCGTCCATAAACGGATGAATTCGCTCAAACTCAATGTGGTACTCTGCCACCCGTTCGATCACTTCCGCAAAATCCCCGCTATGGCAATCTTCGATCTTCTTCATATGCGCCTGCATCAATTCCGGCACGTTTTCATATTTAGGCGGGTAATATACTGCGCGGGCAGGATTGCCGACAAATACATTTTCCTGCCTGTATTCCCCATATGTACCACAAATGATACCGTCGATCTTTTTGATCCATTCCTCGGAGATCCTGACGCCCTTCGGTGACATTTCTTTGATCGCCCTGAACAGGTTTTTGGCGTCCTGGTATTCGCTGAATTTATGTCCTGCCGATACCTCGTCAAAATCCACAACCGCTATGGTTTCGTCAAGGGAAAGCGTATTCCCTTCAATGCTGTTCGAGGACCAACAAAAACGGTATTGAAACCCTTTATAGAAGGCATCCCAAACAAGGAAATCCTTTTTGATCTCCCGCACCGAATCCAGTTTCTTTTTGGTCTCCGCTATTTTCTTTTGTATATCACCTATAATCGCCATTTCTTATTGCTCCCTTTGCATGGATTATACCACAACTGACGTTTACGTTTCTACTCCGCATTATTAACTTTGAATATTCGGAATATCTTTATTGTATTGGTTGATGGTTCCGTTGCCAAGCAGATACAAGCTTTTGGCATTCTTCCTTCGTGCGGCGGGAAAGCAACAATAGCCAAAAGCTCCCGTCCTCGCGTTTCCAGATTCGGCGGGAATACGCACGGTCATTTTTATAATACCGTTCATATTCACCTTCGTTCAGCACGCGCCAAAGCCTGTAGCTGCCATTTTTCGCTTTTGAAATTTTATATCCCATCGTAATATCCTCCAATCAGTCCTCAAAAAAATAACAGTGCTTTCTTTTGCACTGTTTTCTATACCGAGAATAAAACCGACACATCCGGCATCCACGTTCTTTTTCTGTTAATACGGCTATCCTGTAATGGCGCGGTATCTCTCCAGCGATCCGCTCGATTTCGCGTCCGCCTTTTATCGTAAAATACATTTCTGCCACCCCTAACGTTCCACAACATCATTGTTCTTATGTTTGGGGGCATATGTTACCGTTTTAGGGATTTTCGCTTTTTCCGCTTTGTCCTTGATATACCTGATCTGTTTCTGTGGTTTATCGCTGCTGTAACCATCCAGTTTATCCCTGATCGATATTTTTTGCGGTGCTTCGTTTTGGCTTATCATTTTCTCCATTTGGAATGTGACCGCTACAAATGGTTCATGCGTATCTTTATCCATTCCTGCCGCAATATTTAACAGATCTTTCATCTGCTGCGGTTTGAGTTTTGGATTGGCAATCTTTTCAAAAACCCACGGGCTTACGGCTTCCGAGTCTGCCGTAAGCATTGCCGCCCTTTGCTCAAAATCCAGTTTTTCAAAAATCCTGCATATCTCGCAGGCCCGGATCATTTGCTCCCTTGTGAGTTTTCCTTTCAGGTATTGTCCAACCGTGTAATGGATGAGGTCGCTGTCTACCCCTTCGACAAAATACCGATAGGTGCAGCAGGAATGGTAATCGTGCTTACCGGATTTTATCGCTTCATCAGCGCAGGTCTCCGCCAAATTCAAATTATATGTTTCCTCGATCCACCTTCCCATCAGCTCCATTTTCTCAACGCTGTATCCCATTTTTACATACTGTCCGACAGGCAGGTCCTTTGCTTCCCCATAGTTCACAAGCCTTACGATTCTGTTCATTTCATCCGCAGATAATTTCGGTCTTGCAATGATATGGACATATTGTGGCGGTACGCCGCCCGTAATCACATCTTCAACGACTTTTCGCTGCTCCCTGTTAAAGTTATTAAGGTCAATCATTTCCATCCCTCCAGTAAATTAGAAAAGCGGCGCATCTACTGAGCGCCGCTCCTTCAACCCATCTATTCAGTCCACAAGGGATACCCCGTAGACGATTCCGTATTCAATTTCCTTTTCATCCTCTATGCCCCATGCCGTACCATATTTTGCTTTTAAAAGCTGTGATGCCTCCTTTCCTGCATCAAGGCTTCCAATGATGTATGGCTGCGATGGGCAATACCAGCCGCTACTGTTTGCAAGGCTGTTCCATGCGGAAGTGTCCGGCGTTTCAAACCCAAACGCAATATATTTCTTTGTCTCCAGCCAATTCATATTCCTCCATTCATCATCCGTAAATTCTCTTTCATCCACTACCTCTGGAGCATTGCCTTTTTCAGTAATAGAATCAACGGAAAACATAAGCGGATATTTCCCCGTATTCCTGAATACAAGCGGCGCGGCTGAAAAAGCCTTATTTCCGCTTGTGTCGGATGTAAAGTTGACAGGCTGGTTCGGATTCAATGTAAAGGATACCTGCGCGGGAACAAGGGCTGATATGATCCGAGGGTTCACCGTCAGGGTAGCGGCAGCAGAAGTGACCTGTCCCGCAGCCGTAGATACGACGCAGCGGTATCTGGTTCCGCTGTCCGCATCCTTTACCGCCATTGCGGTATAGGTATTTCCTGTTGCCCCTGAAATATTTTCCCATGTTGTCCCATTTTTGGATTTTTGCCATTGGTAGGCTGATATACTACCATATGCCGAAACGCTAAATACTGCGTTTTCACCATAGTCGGCAGTTTGATTCTGCGGCTGCGTTCCGATCCCGCTGACGCTTAATGTTGCTTCCTGCGATGTAACTGACGCGCCTCCGTAATAACTGGCGTTTGACGCTACCAAACGGAACCGCGCCTGATGATCTGCTTTGCCTGCCGTGATCCGGTAGGTTGCCGCCGTCGCTCCGGCAATGTTTACCCACGTCGAACCATTAAATCGCTGCCACTGGTAGGTGCAGGCAGGATTGGATGACGCCGTGGCAGACAATGTGACTGCATTTCCGCTTATGGTATTCATATTTTGGGGATTTTTGGTTATGGTGGGTGGAATTGCTCGAACCGTTACCGTCGTAGGATTGGATACATTATATCCGTTGTTATTGCTTACAATACACCGCCATTGATAGATTCCCAAATCACTCGCGTCCGGCGTGAAAGTAGCTGTCGGGTTCCACGGTAAGCCGCCCCATGCTCTGTCAATCCACGTTCCGTTAATATTCTTTTGCCACCTGACGGATGTTGATGTCGGATCGCAATCAACAATACTTGCCGTGCGTCCCTGCCACTCAAGCGTCAATGCCTGCCCTATCGTGCCCGCTTTTGCTGTAGGCGTCAGTTTTTCATTTCCCAAATATGGGCCATATGCGATATATATCTTAAATCCTCCTACAAAACTCCCGTCTACATAGCAATCCGCGTACCAATCGCCATATACGTTCCCATAGTTAAAAGCATAAAGATTATAGCTGTAGATATGCCCATATTCGTTATATCCTTCATAATTTGCTTCTACCCAATTCG contains these protein-coding regions:
- a CDS encoding nucleotidyltransferase family protein — protein: MTNIDIKTIIPFFHQYGIKKAAVFGSVARNEETKNSDLDLVVSFGKQYDLLDMVGLKQDIEDALHIPVDIITYESLRNDSFAKAVLEEGKIIYEQM
- a CDS encoding plasmid mobilization protein: MLKRRIKAETRLTTNEYLQLKRAARRTGLSMAAYIRKCCLTDERVVVIDRKVIGSIYAELNKIGSNVNQIAHIANSDKKIPAHSIRRIEQYFDEIKRLYDEKLRQL
- a CDS encoding phage replisome organizer N-terminal domain-containing protein, with protein sequence MGNPKTEAKRFFWLKLKEDFFDEKSVRYLRKLPQGDSIVIVYLKMLLKSLRDEGMIKYEKILPTATEELALYLDEPEAVVALSITAFLKMGLVEQWDNDTFYMAALQHMIGSESASAARMRKHREIQAQKRLLSQSDALVTQGDADVTVSDTEIELEIDQEKENIEEDEEARAREISEYYLPKHVYEHFADLFYKPNLAQRIRLNGFIESYGYDEVFEAIEETARRDVQKPLAYMEQLLKDYRLKYGADKK
- a CDS encoding Fic family protein; translated protein: MAIIGDIQKKIAETKKKLDSVREIKKDFLVWDAFYKGFQYRFCWSSNSIEGNTLSLDETIAVVDFDEVSAGHKFSEYQDAKNLFRAIKEMSPKGVRISEEWIKKIDGIICGTYGEYRQENVFVGNPARAVYYPPKYENVPELMQAHMKKIEDCHSGDFAEVIERVAEYHIEFERIHPFMDGNGRTGRIVLNQMLMNNEILPAAISHTSKYRQAFREFDTKGDKSLMIYLICDALQESAAKVKELSLKKKRDHAAVKSSVKGKLQKNSGESGGGSHRDHEDLEL
- a CDS encoding immunoglobulin domain-containing protein, with product MKIARKIIAVILLFCALLLMSGMAAEPESSEAPISKETAETTVMPEPEPTNEPITILEPTQETLETPEPTETPESTQIQMPEPKDEAESPEVLEIGIMPLSASVNGLHYYPHNNHTISETGGVQRGATLWTAVSDGATVQWAVWPAGGSPNWVEANYEGYNEYGHIYSYNLYAFNYGNVYGDWYADCYVDGSFVGGFKIYIAYGPYLGNEKLTPTAKAGTIGQALTLEWQGRTASIVDCDPTSTSVRWQKNINGTWIDRAWGGLPWNPTATFTPDASDLGIYQWRCIVSNNNGYNVSNPTTVTVRAIPPTITKNPQNMNTISGNAVTLSATASSNPACTYQWQRFNGSTWVNIAGATAATYRITAGKADHQARFRLVASNASYYGGASVTSQEATLSVSGIGTQPQNQTADYGENAVFSVSAYGSISAYQWQKSKNGTTWENISGATGNTYTAMAVKDADSGTRYRCVVSTAAGQVTSAAATLTVNPRIISALVPAQVSFTLNPNQPVNFTSDTSGNKAFSAAPLVFRNTGKYPLMFSVDSITEKGNAPEVVDEREFTDDEWRNMNWLETKKYIAFGFETPDTSAWNSLANSSGWYCPSQPYIIGSLDAGKEASQLLKAKYGTAWGIEDEKEIEYGIVYGVSLVD